The DNA segment TGCGCCTGCACGGCGACCTGCACGTCGGCGAGCGCTTCCGCGTGTTCGTGGAGGCGAAGGCGGCGTTCACGAGCGAGCCGCGCTCCTTTGGCGGAGTACGCGCGACGGACTCGGACACGATCGACCTGCAGAACGGCTTCGTCGAGTGGGAGCAGCCCGTCGCGAGCGGCGCGAAGTGGCGCGCGCGCGTCGGGCGCCAAGAGCTGCGGCTCGGCAAGCAGCGCCTCGTCTCACCGCTCGATTGGGCAAACGCGCGCCGCACCTTCGACGGCGCGACGCTCGAGTGGCTCGGCGCGCGCACGGACCTCGCCGTGTTCGCCGTCGCGCCCGTGCGCGTGCGCCCGTACGAGCGCAACGACCACGTCACCGGCCTCGGCTTCTGGGGCGTGCACGCGCGGCGCAGCTTCGAGAACGCCGCGATCGCAGACGCTTTTTACTACGGCCTCGCGCGCGAACGCGGCGGCGAAGACGAGCGCCGGCACACGCTCGGCGCGCGTGGCTCGCTCGCGATCGCGGGCACACGCTTCGACGTCGAAGGCGAAGCCGCCTACCAGTTCGGCTCGCTCGGAAGCGCGGACATCTCCGCGGGGATGCTCGCGGCGCAGCTCGGCTATTGGGTGCAGGGCCTGCGCACGTCACCGCGCTTCTTCGTCGGCTTCGACTGGGCGAGCGGCGACGCGCGCGCGGACTGCGACATCGCCACGTTCGACCAACTCTTCCCGCTCGGACACGCCTACTTCGGAGTCGCGGATCTGGTCGCGCGCCAGAACGTGATCGCCGCGAGCGCCGGCGTCTCTCTGCGCCCACTGCCCGCACTCGTGACCGAGCTCGCGGTGCATCATTTTCGCCGCGCAGGCCGAGGCGCTGGCCTCGCGAGCGCGGGCGGCGCGCCGCTGCGCGCGCCAGCGCCGGGGGCGTCGCGCGAAATCGGCGAAGAGATCGACCTCACCGCCGTCTACCGCCTCGGCCCGCACACGCAGCTCGGCGGCGGCTACGCGCACTTCTTCGCCGGCCACTTCCTGCGCGACACCGGCGCGCATCGCGATGTCGACTTCTTCTACCTGTTCGCGCAGCTCACGTTCTGAGCGTGCGACCGAGAATCGCCGCGCGATAGCCTGGGCCCATGCCGAAGCCGCTGATCGCGCGCCTCATCTTTCTCCTCGTCGTCGCCGTGATGGCGCACCTCTACTTCCGGCGCGAGGCCGCAGAGCAGATCGCGGCGCAGCGCGAAACGGCGGCGCCGGCCGCAGATGCGGCACCGGGGGCGCCGGTCGCGGCGCCGCAGTCGGACCGGCTCGGGCCCTGCGAAGTCACGCACGTGACCGACGGCGACACGCTGAACGTGCGCTGCGACGGGCGCAAAGAGCGCGTGCGCATGCTGCAGATCGACACGCCCGAGCGCGACGACGCGCTGTACGAGGAAGCCGGCGACGCGCTCGAAGCACTGATCGCGGGCCGCAACGTCGAGCTCGAGCT comes from the Deltaproteobacteria bacterium genome and includes:
- a CDS encoding alginate export family protein, producing MRAAFLMIMLALAPAAHGGERPAFRDLRFDEDWSVLAEPSSLASRDRFDAAKWIALGDGAALSLGGQARVRFEVWDGYSFGAPADDDDALWLTRLRLHGDLHVGERFRVFVEAKAAFTSEPRSFGGVRATDSDTIDLQNGFVEWEQPVASGAKWRARVGRQELRLGKQRLVSPLDWANARRTFDGATLEWLGARTDLAVFAVAPVRVRPYERNDHVTGLGFWGVHARRSFENAAIADAFYYGLARERGGEDERRHTLGARGSLAIAGTRFDVEGEAAYQFGSLGSADISAGMLAAQLGYWVQGLRTSPRFFVGFDWASGDARADCDIATFDQLFPLGHAYFGVADLVARQNVIAASAGVSLRPLPALVTELAVHHFRRAGRGAGLASAGGAPLRAPAPGASREIGEEIDLTAVYRLGPHTQLGGGYAHFFAGHFLRDTGAHRDVDFFYLFAQLTF